The DNA sequence TCGCGCAGCGGCGCGGTGGCCCCCGGATAGTCGAGGTCTTCCGGCGCCGTCCCCGCGACGTCCGCCAACGGCCCCTCCACCGCGCGCAGCACATCCGCCACCGACACCTCGGCGGCCGGGCACGCGAGCCGGTATCCACCGTCCCGCCCCCGCCGGCTTTCGACGAGCCGTGCCACCCGCAGCTCGTTGAGGATGTTCAGCAGGAACCGCGTGGGCATGCCCTGCCTGGCAGCGATGCCCTCGGCGGTGAGCAGCCCGTCCGCGGTGGCGAGCTCGATCATCGCGCGCACCGCGTAGTCGGCCTTCGACGTGATCCGCATGCCGGACATTCTTCCGCATGCGAAACCGCAACGATCGCTGCTATCGACTTGGGAGTCCCTCGATGCCCGGTTTCCTCCTCCTCGCCCTCGCCGGCCTCGCCGGCCAGCTCATAGACGGGGCGTTGGGCATGGCCTTCGGGTTGACGTCGACGACGGTGCTGCTCACCGTCGGCGTCGCCCCGGCGGCCGCATCCGCCAGTACCCATCTGGCCGAGATCGGCACCACGCTCGCCTCCGGCCTGTCGCACTCGGCGTTCGGCAACGTCGATTGGTCGAAGATCGCCTGGCTGGCGGTTCCCGGCGCCGTCGCCGCCTTCGCCGGCGCGACGTTCCTCACCTCGCTGCCCGCGTCCGCCGCGGCACCGGTGGTCGCCGTGATCCTGTTCGGCCTGGGTGCCTACATCCTCGCCCGCTTCGTCTTCCTTCGTTCGGGTGCCGTGCGGGTGCGCCGCATCCGGCGGCGTTTCCTGGTGCCGCTGGCCGCGGTGGCGGGTTTCATGGACGCGATGGGCGGCGGCGGATGGGGGCCGGTCGGTTCCTCGATGCTGCTGGCCTCGGGCCGCATGGAGCCGCGCAAAGTGGTGGGGACGATGGCCGCCGCCGAGTTCCTGGTCACCGTCGGCGCAAGCGCGGGCTTCCTGTTGGGGCTCTCGACTTCGGAGATCCCTTTCACCGTCGTCGCCGCACTGCTGGTGGGCGGCGTCGTGGGCGCGCCGCTGGCCGCCTGGGTGGTCCGGCTGCTCCCCGCCCGGCTCATGGGGACCCTCGTCGGCGGCATCATCCTGCTGACGAACGCGCGCACATTCCTCGACGCCGTCGGTCTCGGCCGGTTCGCCGCGGCCCCCGTCTATGCCGTGCTGGCGGCGGTGTGGCTGGCTGCGCTGATCCACGTAGTGCGCACGATCCGACGCGAGCGCGCCGCGGTCCGGCACGACGAGGGCGCGCCGGCGTTCCAGGACGGGCCGCCCCTCGAAGACGGCCGGACGTTCGAGGGCGGAACCGGAACAGAGAGCGCCGTCCCAGTGCACCAGTCCTGACCGCCCGGGCACTCAACCCGGACAGGCGACGCATCGGCCGCGGCCCCGCACAGAAGACTCGTGTCTGCGGCGGGGCCGCGGCCGTCCCGGGCGTGCGGGAAGGTCAGGCCGAGGTCCGCGCCGCGGCGCCCGCGTCGACCGGGATGACGATGCCGGTCATGTGCGCGCTGCCCTCGTCCGCGAGGAACATCACCGCGCGCGTCACCTCGAAGGGGTCGAGGATGGCGATGGGCTGCGCGTGCAGCTGCTGGAGTCGCGGCGCGACGTCGTCCCAGGTGGGGTTCTCGATGTCCGGGCACACGACGTCGTAGAGCCGCTGGTTCTTCACCATCGGCGTGTCGATGTTGCCCGGCGCGACCGCGTTGACCGTCACACCGGCCGCCGCGAGGTCCTGGGCCACGGACTTGGTCATGCCGATGACGCCCCATTTGGACGCCGCATATGCTGCCTGGCCCGGCGAGGAACTGCGCCCCATCATCGACGACACGGTGATGATGCGTCCGTATCCGCGCTCGGCCATGCCGGGCGACACGGCGGCGAGGGTGTTGAACACGCCGTGCAGATTGGATCCGACGACATCGTCCCACACGGCCTGCGGGTGGTCGGTGATCGGCGACATGCCGGACACGCCCGCGTTCGCGACCGCGATGTCGATACGGCCGAGCTCGCTCTCCCCGCGCGCGACGAGCGCCTCGAGCGCGCCGCGGTCCCGCGTGTCCACCTTCTCGGAAACGACCTTGCGGCCGAGCGCCTCGATCTGGCGGACGGTCTCCGCCAGGTCGTCCTCCGTCGCCAGCGGGTAGCCGACCCCGGGCTGGTCCGCGCACCGGTCGCAGATCACGACGTCGGCACCGCGCTCTGCGAAGGCCACCGCGTGCGTGCGGCCCTGACCGCGGGCGGCGCCCGTCACGAACGCGACCTTGCCGTCGAACCTCGAGTCCTCGCTGCTCATCAATTCTCCCTCATCGTCGACACCTACCGACGAGGCGACCCGCGCCGAGCGCTTCTCCGCCGGTGGCGGCCACCCCGGTCGTCCCGACGCTAGACGCGGGGTACACCACTGTCGACCAAGTCCGTCAGCCAGCGGGATGTCGATGCGCGGCGCCGTCCCGGCACCGCGAAACGCCTGCGAAACGGTGGTACCACCAAGGGAATCACACATACCGGCGGCTGCGTGTCTCACGTCGTCGTAGATTGGAGGTAAGCAGTTGCATGCGCAGCGCGGCTTCTCCCCGGGGAGCGACGCGGCGTTGCAGTACGGGCACGTCGAGGCGGCCTGTCGCCGGGACTGCCGACCGTGATCGGCGCCCCGCACGCGGTTCGGCCCAGCGCGCCCCATAGAGAAGGGGGCCGGATGACCGACGCGCAATGCACCCATCGTCACGACACGACGTCCGCCCCGACACCCGGCACGGGGGCTTCTCCCCCGTCAGCAGACCAGACTCCCGTACTGCTCGGCTCCGTGGTGCCGACCTCTGGGGTGCCGGCCCCCGCGGTCGGTGCCCGGCCGGATAGCCCGCCGCGGTGGGCCGTATGGGCGACGGCGTTCACTCCGACCGTGTTGATCGTCGGCTGGATCATCGCTGGTGAGCTCCAGCCGCAGGGGTACGACCCGGTCCATGAGACCATCAGCGTCCTGTCGGGCCTCGGCGCCGCCCACAGCTGGATCATGACGGCGGCGCTGTACTGCGTGGCGTTGGGGTATCTGACCACTGCGGTGGGCCTGCACGGCGTGCACAGGTCTGCGCGCATGATCATCGCGTTCGGCGGCGTCGCGGGCCTGGGCGTGGCGTACTTTCCGCAGCCCGCGAACGGCAGCACGTTCGACCACATGCTCTTCGCCGTGGCGGGTGCCGGCCTGCTCACCTTGTGGCCGTTCGTCATGGCCTACTGGCGCCCGACTCTGCCGTTGCTGGGACGCGCCGGGTCCGATCGGTCGCCATGGGAGCGCCTCGTCAGCCGCAATGGCCTCGTCGTAGCCGGTCTGGTCATCGCCTTGTCGGTGCTCGCGATGTATGTGGCCGCACAGATGGGCATGTATTTGGGGTTGGCCGAACGGATCTGCACCGCTTTGCAGGCGCTGCTGCCCTTGCTCGTCGCCGTCGGCCTGCGCCGGATCGCGACGCACGCGGAAACGGAGCGCGCGGGCGTGCCCACCTTGTAGCCGCGGTTTGCGGCGTATCGCCGGTGCACCGGTGCGTGTGGGAAGCCCTTGCCGGCCGGAACGGTCGGGGCGCGCCTGCGAGGCGGGGGCATGCCCGCGCACGATACAAACGCCTCGGGCCCGGTCCCCCTTGTCAGGGGGCCGGGCCCGAGGCGCTCTATCAACAAATTGTGCGGCAGTGACCTACTCTCCCACACCCCACGGGTGCAGTACCATCGGCGCAGTAAGGCTTAGCTACCGGGTTCGGAATGGGACCGGGCGTGACCCTCACGCTATAACCACCGCAACACCATGCGACACACACCACACACACACGGTGCGGGTGTTGCCTCAGACACCGGACAGTGGACGCGAAACACAAGAACATAATTGTGGGTAAGCCTACGGCCTATTAGTACGGTCACCTCCACCCCTCACAGGGCTTCCAGCTCCGGCCTATCAACCCCATCATCTCTAGGGGGCCTTACCCCACACAGGGGAAAGAAACCTCATCTTGGAAACAGGCTTCCCGCTTAGATGCTTTCAGCGGTTATCCCTCCCGAACGTAGCCAACCAGCAATGCCCCTGGCGGAACAACTGGCACACCAGAGGTTCGTCCGTCCCGGTCCTCTCGTACTAGGGACAGCCTTCCTCAAGTTTCTCACGCGCGCGGCGGATAGAGACCGAACTGTCTCACGACGTTCTAAACCCAGCTCGCGTGCCGCTTTAATGGGCGAACAGCCCAACCCTTGGGACCTACTCCAGCCCCAGGATGCGACGAGCCGACATCGAGGTGCCAAACCATCCCGTCGATATGGACTCTTGGGGAAGATCAGCCTGTTATCCCCGGGGTACCTTTTATCCGTTGAGCGACACCGCTTCCACAAGCCAGTGCCGGATCACTAGTCCCGACTTTCGTCCCTGCTCGACCCGTCAGTCTCACAGTCAAGCCCCCTTGTGCACTTGCACTCAACACCTGATTGCCAACCAGGCTGAGGGAACCTTTGGGCGCCTCCGTTACTCTTTAGGAGGCAACCGCCCCAGTTAAACTACCCACCAGGCACTGTCCCTGAACCAGATCATGGTCCGAGGTTAGAAGTCCGATACGATCAGAGTGGTATTTCAACAACGACTCCACACCGGCTGGCGCCGGCGCATCACAGTCTCCCACCTATCCTACACAAACCGAATCACACACCAATACCAAGCTATAGTAAAGGTCCCGGGGTCTTTTCGTCCTGCCGCGCGTAACGAGCATCTTTACTCGTAATGCAATTTCGCCGAGCCTGTGGTTGAGACAGCAGAGAAGTCGTTACGCCATTCGTGCAGGTCGGAACTTACCCGACAAGGAATTTCGCTACCTTAGGATGGTTATAGTTACCACCGCCGTTTACTGGGGCTTAAATTCTCAGCTTCGCGGCCCGAAAGCCACTAACCGGTCCTCTTAACCTTCCAGCACCGGGCAGGCGTCAGTCCGTATACATCGTCTTACGACTTCGCACGGACCTGTGTTTTTAGTAAACAGTCGCTTCTCTCTGGTCTCTGCGACCACACCCAGCTCCCACCGCACGGGTGTTCACCAGACATGGCCCCCCTTCTCCCGAAGTTACGGGGGCAATTTGCCGAGTTCCTTAACCACAGTTCTCTCGATCGCCTCGGTATTCTCTACCAGACCACCTGTGTCGGTTTGGGGTACGGGCCATGACACCACTCGCTAGAGGCTTTTCTCGACAGCATAGGATCACAGAATCCCCCACACCGGGGTCGCATCACCTCTCAGGCACCATGAGGCACGGATTTCCCTGCACCTCGCCCTACAGGCTTACACCAGTATCACCACTGACTGGCCCTGCTACCTTCCTGCGTCACCCCATCGCTTGGCTACTACCAGATCAGGTCCCACGCATCCACCACACGCCCTGCACCCGAAAGTGCACGACACGGGCTTCAGGATGGTTAGTCTCACTGATTCACCACGGGCGCGATATCACGGGTACGGGAATATCAACCCGTTGTCCATCGACTACGCCTGACGGCCTCGCCTTAGGTCCCGACTCACCCTGGGCGGATTAACCTGGCCCAGGAACCCTTGGTCATTCGGCGGACGAGTTTCCCACTCGTCTTTCGCTACTCATGCCTGCATTCTCACTCGCGCAGCCTCCACGACTAGATCACTCTGCCGCTTCCCCGGCTACACGACGCTCCCCTACCCACCCACACGGCTGCACACCCACCCGCAGGCAGATGCGAACCAACATGTGAGTGCCGCGGCTTCGGCGGTGTACTTGAGCCCCGCTACATTATCGGCGCAGGACCACTCGACCAGTGAGCTATTACGCACTCTTTCAAGGATGGCTGCTTCTGAGCCAACCTCCTGGCTGTCTTCGCAATCCCACATCCTTTCCCACTTAGTACACGCTTAGGGGCCTTAGCCGGCGATCTGGGCTGTTTCCCTCTCGACTACGAAGCTTTTCCCCCGCAGTCTCACTGCCACGCTCTCACACCACAGCATTCGGAGTTTGGCTGACGTCAGTAACCCGGTAAGGCCCATCAGCCAACCAGTAGCTCTACCTCCATGGTGAAACACGCGACGCTGCACCTAAATGCATTTCGGGGAGAACCAGCTATCACGGAGTTTGATTGGCCTTTCACCCCTACCCACAACTCATCCCCTCAGTTTTCAACCTAAGTGGGTTCGGGCCTCCACGACGTCTTACCGTCGCTTCACCCTGGCCATGGGTAGATCACTCCGCTTCGGGTCTAGAACATGCCACTCTGGCGCCCTCTTCGGACTCGCTTTCGCTACGACTACCCCACACGGGTTAACCTCGCGACATGCCACTAACTCGCAGGCTCATTCTTCAAAAGGCACGCCATCACCCACCGCAGACCAAACTACGCGCAGGCTTTGACGGATTGTAAGCACACGGTTTCAGGTACTCTTTCACTCCCCTCCCGGGGTACTTTTCACCATTCCCTCACGGTACTATCCGCTATCGGTCACCAGGGAGTATTCAGGCTTACCGGGTGGTCCCGGCAGATTCACAGCAGATTCCACGGGCCCGCTGCTACTCGGGCACCACGACAAGGCAGACACACAGCTTTCACGTACGGGACTCTCACCCACTACGGCAGGCCATCCCAGACCACTTCCGCTAACCATGTGTTTTCTCCAACTACCCGCCGGCACGGCAGCACCGGCACATCGCAGCCCCACAACCCCACACACACAACCCCTGCCGGGTATCACATGCGCATGGTTTAGCCTCATCCGCTTTCGCTCGCCACTACTCACAGAATCACATATTGTTTTCTCTTCCTACGGGTACTGAGATGTTTCACTTCCCCGCGTTCCCTCCACACGCCCTATACATTCAGGCGCGGGTAACAGCGCATCACCGCTGCTGGGTTTCCCCAT is a window from the Tomitella gaofuii genome containing:
- a CDS encoding RrF2 family transcriptional regulator, with the translated sequence MRITSKADYAVRAMIELATADGLLTAEGIAARQGMPTRFLLNILNELRVARLVESRRGRDGGYRLACPAAEVSVADVLRAVEGPLADVAGTAPEDLDYPGATAPLRDVWIATRGAVRRILETVTLGDLASGELPDPVVRMLGDPDVQHRR
- a CDS encoding sulfite exporter TauE/SafE family protein encodes the protein MPGFLLLALAGLAGQLIDGALGMAFGLTSTTVLLTVGVAPAAASASTHLAEIGTTLASGLSHSAFGNVDWSKIAWLAVPGAVAAFAGATFLTSLPASAAAPVVAVILFGLGAYILARFVFLRSGAVRVRRIRRRFLVPLAAVAGFMDAMGGGGWGPVGSSMLLASGRMEPRKVVGTMAAAEFLVTVGASAGFLLGLSTSEIPFTVVAALLVGGVVGAPLAAWVVRLLPARLMGTLVGGIILLTNARTFLDAVGLGRFAAAPVYAVLAAVWLAALIHVVRTIRRERAAVRHDEGAPAFQDGPPLEDGRTFEGGTGTESAVPVHQS
- a CDS encoding mycofactocin-coupled SDR family oxidoreductase; the encoded protein is MSSEDSRFDGKVAFVTGAARGQGRTHAVAFAERGADVVICDRCADQPGVGYPLATEDDLAETVRQIEALGRKVVSEKVDTRDRGALEALVARGESELGRIDIAVANAGVSGMSPITDHPQAVWDDVVGSNLHGVFNTLAAVSPGMAERGYGRIITVSSMMGRSSSPGQAAYAASKWGVIGMTKSVAQDLAAAGVTVNAVAPGNIDTPMVKNQRLYDVVCPDIENPTWDDVAPRLQQLHAQPIAILDPFEVTRAVMFLADEGSAHMTGIVIPVDAGAAARTSA
- a CDS encoding DUF998 domain-containing protein codes for the protein MLIVGWIIAGELQPQGYDPVHETISVLSGLGAAHSWIMTAALYCVALGYLTTAVGLHGVHRSARMIIAFGGVAGLGVAYFPQPANGSTFDHMLFAVAGAGLLTLWPFVMAYWRPTLPLLGRAGSDRSPWERLVSRNGLVVAGLVIALSVLAMYVAAQMGMYLGLAERICTALQALLPLLVAVGLRRIATHAETERAGVPTL